One window of Microcoleus vaginatus PCC 9802 genomic DNA carries:
- a CDS encoding energy-coupling factor transporter transmembrane protein EcfT codes for MDLLRSLPIGLYLEQPVTWLHRLDSRVKLAWLMTFLIAPILANPIWRLMLVGMLIVLTLTAAIPLRVWKQQMGLLLLFCLLVFCLSAIAPDGLRSEHQPRIPADELTFSQQPATLPPRQEPKPWYKPFNLGSNSPIPNAKAQSPNQLPPPTNYRYVVFKQGPIKITRQSLDLAINVSTLFFTVIYSTNLYLLTTASEEITAAIENLMQPLRRLNWPITEIALTLTLSLRFIPLVLEEIQNLVRSVRTRAINWKKLGFRSAAQVWLMIAERLLENLLLRAEQIASAMKVRGFTSPDRHRVEWHQLQLKIRDWIALGCLLVLWSARFVWGWDT; via the coding sequence ATGGATTTATTGCGATCGCTCCCAATAGGACTCTACCTAGAACAACCAGTAACCTGGCTTCACCGGCTAGACTCCCGCGTAAAACTAGCCTGGTTGATGACATTTCTGATTGCGCCAATACTCGCCAATCCCATCTGGCGGTTGATGCTAGTAGGAATGTTAATCGTACTGACACTAACAGCAGCAATTCCCTTGCGCGTGTGGAAACAGCAAATGGGACTGCTGCTGCTATTCTGTCTATTAGTATTTTGCCTCAGCGCGATCGCCCCCGACGGACTCCGCTCAGAACACCAGCCCCGCATCCCCGCCGACGAATTAACCTTTTCCCAACAGCCCGCAACCCTTCCACCCCGTCAAGAGCCCAAACCCTGGTACAAACCTTTTAACTTAGGCTCAAACTCTCCAATCCCCAATGCCAAAGCCCAAAGCCCAAATCAACTCCCCCCACCCACAAACTACCGTTACGTTGTATTCAAACAAGGCCCGATTAAAATCACCCGCCAATCCCTAGATTTAGCTATCAACGTCAGCACCCTATTTTTCACAGTAATTTACAGCACCAACCTCTACCTTCTCACCACAGCCAGCGAAGAAATCACCGCCGCGATTGAAAACTTAATGCAGCCTCTGCGCCGCTTGAACTGGCCTATTACCGAAATAGCCTTAACATTAACTTTATCTTTGCGATTCATTCCCCTAGTATTGGAAGAAATACAAAATTTAGTGCGATCGGTCAGAACCCGAGCGATAAACTGGAAAAAACTCGGATTTCGCAGCGCAGCTCAAGTGTGGTTGATGATAGCCGAGCGACTGTTAGAAAACTTGCTCCTGCGAGCTGAACAAATTGCCAGCGCCATGAAAGTTCGCGGCTTCACCAGTCCCGATCGACACCGTGTAGAATGGCACCAGTTGCAATTAAAAATCCGAGACTGGATCGCCCTCGGCTGCTTGCTTGTCCTCTGGAGCGCCCGCTTTGTTTGGGGTTGGGACACTTGA
- a CDS encoding cell division protein SepF yields MNIFSKLRDFVGINNEPEYDDVYDETEGERYQNFYQAPEPNPAAVAAAEEERRQNRRMRERSVVGSTGMDVVAPTGGVGSVMNNVIGMPGAMNGISEVVVMEPRTFEEMPAAIRALKERKSVVLNLTVMDPDQAQRAVDFVAGGTYALDGHQERIGESIFLFTPSCVQVRTQSGVVHEVPPAQGRPRPAAPAPTVWPAEQAPIAQ; encoded by the coding sequence ATGAATATTTTTTCTAAACTGCGAGATTTTGTAGGCATCAACAATGAGCCTGAGTACGATGACGTGTACGACGAAACGGAAGGGGAGCGCTATCAGAACTTCTACCAAGCGCCTGAACCCAACCCCGCTGCCGTCGCAGCAGCAGAAGAAGAACGTCGTCAAAATCGTAGAATGCGAGAGCGGTCAGTAGTAGGATCGACAGGTATGGATGTCGTTGCACCAACCGGGGGAGTAGGGTCAGTAATGAATAACGTGATTGGAATGCCTGGAGCTATGAACGGGATTTCGGAAGTAGTAGTAATGGAGCCGCGCACTTTTGAAGAGATGCCGGCAGCAATTCGAGCTCTTAAGGAACGGAAGTCTGTGGTTTTGAACCTGACGGTGATGGACCCAGACCAAGCGCAAAGAGCTGTGGACTTTGTGGCGGGCGGTACTTATGCCCTGGACGGTCATCAAGAGCGAATTGGCGAAAGTATTTTCTTGTTTACGCCTAGCTGCGTGCAGGTGAGAACTCAGTCTGGTGTGGTTCACGAAGTGCCTCCTGCTCAAGGACGCCCTCGTCCTGCTGCTCCTGCACCAACAGTCTGGCCGGCAGAACAAGCTCCAATCGCTCAGTAG
- a CDS encoding NupC/NupG family nucleoside CNT transporter: protein MERLISVFGLAVFVGLSYAFSVDRRAVKWPPVLWGIALQLIFAILILKTAPGLAVFKFLGDLVTQFLNFSDAGAKFIFGDNFADHFIAFKVLPTIIFFSSFITLLYHYGILQRVVQAVAWLMMKTMKTSGAETLSCAGNIFIGQTEAPLLIKPYLAAMTLSELHAVMTGGFATIAGGVMAAYISFGVPAQHLIGASVMSAPAALAISKLLYPETEKSLTAGGVEVKVEKVYANAVDAAASGASDGLKLAANVAAMLIAFLGLLAFFNALLGWFGGLISLPQLSLELILAYLMAPVAWLMGVPWADCAEVGIVLGKKTILNEFVAYLDLMELVKQQAISERSQIIATYALCGFSNIGSIGIQIGGIGAMAPERQGDLARLGVRAMIAGSLACFMTACIAGMLI, encoded by the coding sequence ATGGAACGACTTATTTCTGTATTCGGGTTAGCTGTTTTTGTCGGTTTGTCCTACGCCTTTTCAGTCGATCGGCGCGCTGTCAAGTGGCCGCCCGTATTGTGGGGAATTGCTTTACAGCTAATTTTTGCTATTTTGATTCTCAAAACTGCTCCTGGTTTGGCTGTCTTTAAATTTTTGGGAGATTTGGTAACGCAGTTTCTCAATTTTTCTGATGCGGGGGCAAAGTTTATATTTGGAGACAATTTTGCCGACCACTTTATCGCTTTTAAAGTGCTGCCGACTATCATTTTTTTCTCTTCGTTTATCACCCTACTTTATCACTACGGCATTTTGCAGCGAGTTGTGCAAGCAGTGGCATGGTTGATGATGAAAACCATGAAAACGTCGGGCGCAGAAACGCTTTCTTGTGCTGGGAATATCTTTATCGGGCAAACGGAAGCTCCTTTGTTAATTAAACCTTATTTGGCCGCGATGACGCTCTCGGAACTCCATGCTGTCATGACGGGAGGATTTGCCACAATTGCCGGCGGAGTCATGGCAGCTTATATTTCTTTTGGAGTACCGGCTCAACATTTAATTGGGGCGTCGGTGATGTCTGCACCAGCAGCTTTGGCTATTTCTAAATTGCTGTACCCAGAAACTGAAAAGTCGCTGACTGCTGGGGGGGTGGAGGTGAAGGTGGAAAAGGTTTATGCTAATGCGGTGGATGCGGCGGCTTCGGGTGCTAGCGACGGGTTGAAGTTGGCGGCGAATGTGGCCGCTATGCTGATTGCTTTTTTGGGTTTGTTGGCTTTTTTTAATGCGCTTTTGGGGTGGTTTGGAGGGCTAATTAGTTTGCCTCAGTTGTCGCTAGAATTAATTTTAGCTTATTTGATGGCTCCGGTTGCTTGGCTGATGGGGGTGCCTTGGGCTGATTGTGCAGAGGTGGGGATTGTTTTGGGAAAAAAAACGATTTTGAATGAGTTTGTTGCTTATTTAGATTTGATGGAATTGGTGAAACAACAGGCGATTTCTGAACGATCGCAAATTATCGCGACTTATGCTTTGTGCGGGTTTTCTAACATTGGTTCGATCGGGATTCAGATTGGGGGAATTGGCGCGATGGCTCCGGAGCGGCAAGGCGATTTGGCGAGGTTGGGCGTGAGGGCGATGATTGCTGGCTCTTTGGCTTGTTTTATGACTGCTTGTATCGCGGGGATGCTGATTTGA
- a CDS encoding YggS family pyridoxal phosphate-dependent enzyme: MTIASRINSIRQHLPESVRLIAVTKQVPTDAIREAYDAGIRDFGESKVQETADKQSQLQDLPDINWHLIGHLQANKAAKALEHFQWIHSLENLKLAQRMSRLAGEQSCSPQVCLQVKMLPDPDKYGWSVPELLADLPELNKCQHIKIQGLMTIPPLGLNDSQILELFNSTRELAEKIQQQNLPCIQMQQLSMGMSGDYHLAIQAGATMVRLGQTLFGSRRG, translated from the coding sequence ATGACCATTGCCTCTCGAATTAACAGCATTCGCCAACACTTGCCTGAATCAGTGCGGTTAATTGCCGTTACCAAACAGGTACCGACTGATGCTATCCGCGAAGCATACGACGCCGGTATCCGGGATTTTGGCGAGAGTAAGGTTCAAGAGACTGCCGACAAACAAAGCCAACTGCAAGATTTGCCGGATATCAACTGGCACTTGATCGGCCACTTGCAAGCCAACAAAGCCGCCAAGGCCCTAGAGCATTTCCAGTGGATTCACTCTCTCGAGAATTTAAAACTCGCTCAGCGAATGTCGCGCTTGGCGGGCGAACAGTCCTGCTCTCCCCAAGTCTGCCTGCAAGTCAAAATGTTGCCCGACCCGGACAAATACGGCTGGAGCGTTCCAGAACTGCTTGCAGACCTTCCAGAACTCAACAAATGTCAGCATATCAAAATTCAAGGTTTGATGACAATACCCCCACTGGGGTTAAATGACTCGCAAATCCTAGAATTATTTAACAGCACCCGCGAACTTGCTGAGAAAATCCAGCAGCAAAATTTGCCCTGCATTCAAATGCAGCAGCTCTCGATGGGGATGTCGGGAGATTATCATTTGGCAATTCAAGCAGGTGCTACTATGGTACGGCTAGGACAAACCTTATTTGGCTCTAGGAGGGGATAA
- a CDS encoding cupin-like domain-containing protein yields MEMMPDEEYNILAALQALDILDESKRGAFAEKLKESAELKSELAALESTIAAIAYTAPPVPVAPDLKNRLLQRIAELPLTPPESVNLKPSVTSPTENNTPSLIVRSNDVQWKSYGVPGVSFGKLYIDKKKREITCLMRLEPGVTFPMHRHAASEEVLVLEGDLIVEGEICHQGDYIRSVPGSTHSPLTQGGCLLLMKTSLDNEMFV; encoded by the coding sequence ATGGAAATGATGCCAGACGAGGAATATAACATCCTTGCAGCCCTTCAAGCTCTCGATATCCTCGACGAGTCAAAACGTGGCGCATTTGCAGAGAAATTGAAAGAGTCCGCAGAACTTAAAAGTGAATTAGCTGCTTTGGAATCAACAATTGCCGCGATCGCCTACACAGCCCCCCCAGTTCCTGTCGCCCCCGACCTCAAAAACCGCCTGTTACAGCGCATAGCCGAACTGCCACTAACCCCGCCAGAATCAGTCAATTTAAAGCCGAGTGTTACCTCCCCAACGGAGAACAATACTCCATCTTTAATTGTGCGATCGAACGATGTCCAATGGAAATCTTATGGAGTTCCGGGAGTCTCCTTCGGCAAGCTTTACATTGACAAAAAAAAGCGCGAAATTACCTGCTTGATGCGACTAGAACCTGGAGTAACATTTCCCATGCACCGACACGCTGCCTCGGAGGAAGTGCTTGTATTAGAAGGAGACTTAATTGTAGAAGGGGAAATTTGCCATCAAGGCGACTACATTCGCTCGGTTCCAGGTTCCACACATTCGCCCCTCACACAAGGGGGATGTTTGCTGTTAATGAAAACTTCCCTAGACAACGAAATGTTCGTCTGA
- a CDS encoding serine/threonine protein kinase gives MCLKPGDILRARYRIIGQLGQGGFARTYTANDALGSPGNPLCVVKEIEPPQSKDARLLEEAQQQFEKEAKTLKYLDKCPRIPKFIDRFLEKGKFYLIQEYIDGNPLNQELISGQQFQESAVIDLLLDILSVLECVHSQGIIHRDIKPSNLIRRKLDGKIAVIDFGAVKAIGTLAIENGQITQTRAVGTDGYMPAEQWTNQPRFNSDIYAVGIIGIQAIAGLDIEDFFNDKKTGELVWHYSTDDRPMVQISDKLKKVLNKMVRYHFNDRYQSAAEVLQDLRALTALHSPAPPPQQPLLPKPQCRQDTLRVCLPIAIAGFLGLAVFLIHKIFTPKTCPLIKGDGASCGEEILIKTSGSRLKERGVDDFFNANYQSAFNLFKQSWNEEERKDPETLIYMNNALLKAKKADYYTLAVAVPISNSEGGSVNSDLAREMLRGIAHAQTEVNLGLFNSDRNNDFPGQGFLAGKAIKGKGIRVIIADDANLKAEAQARASSLVKQTEILGVVGHYTSEMTVHAVDIYDKNNLVLISPGSTTEQLTEKRRKFFFRTVPRHQITAENFKNYLIENAGSKKAAGFYCPEIQATSSLWEEFRKQFRQAGGNILSITEFDLCKKNFNVELALQEIERTEKTAIVLSTSHVPNAVKNAMALIKGNGARNWVVGTGGIYSQKTLETASQLQSFDKLVTSSSWHPLAAPNPTFAENSRKLWGGNVNHRTALTYDATRTLITAIEMQQQPSHEGMQHTIASQNFSAKGATGTIEFDAKGDRQNFRPDLVHIVKCPKERFGLAFVPVKYPTAAAAGLKCD, from the coding sequence ATGTGCCTAAAACCAGGGGATATTCTGCGCGCGCGCTACCGAATTATCGGTCAATTAGGTCAGGGAGGTTTTGCCAGAACCTATACGGCTAACGACGCTTTGGGCAGCCCTGGAAATCCCCTGTGCGTCGTCAAGGAAATTGAGCCGCCTCAATCTAAGGATGCGCGGCTGTTGGAAGAAGCACAACAGCAATTTGAAAAAGAAGCTAAAACCCTGAAGTATCTCGATAAGTGTCCGCGCATTCCCAAGTTTATCGATCGCTTTCTGGAAAAGGGAAAATTTTACTTAATTCAAGAATACATCGACGGAAATCCGCTGAATCAAGAACTAATTTCAGGCCAGCAGTTTCAGGAGTCAGCAGTTATTGATTTATTGCTGGACATTTTGTCAGTTTTAGAGTGCGTACACTCTCAAGGTATTATTCACCGAGATATTAAACCGTCAAACTTAATCCGGCGCAAGCTAGACGGCAAAATTGCGGTGATTGACTTTGGGGCGGTAAAAGCGATCGGCACTTTGGCGATCGAGAACGGTCAAATAACTCAAACTCGTGCCGTTGGTACAGACGGTTATATGCCAGCCGAACAGTGGACAAATCAGCCCAGATTTAACAGCGATATCTATGCTGTGGGAATCATTGGCATTCAAGCGATCGCAGGTTTAGATATTGAAGACTTTTTTAATGATAAAAAAACTGGGGAACTCGTCTGGCACTACTCAACTGACGATCGCCCGATGGTACAAATTAGCGACAAGCTAAAAAAAGTTTTAAATAAGATGGTGCGCTACCACTTTAACGATCGCTATCAATCCGCTGCTGAAGTGTTACAGGATTTGCGAGCGCTAACAGCATTGCACTCACCTGCGCCCCCTCCACAACAACCTCTGCTGCCGAAGCCTCAGTGCCGGCAAGATACATTGAGAGTTTGCTTGCCGATCGCGATCGCAGGATTCCTCGGGCTAGCAGTATTTTTAATACACAAAATTTTTACACCTAAAACTTGTCCTTTAATCAAGGGAGATGGTGCGAGTTGTGGCGAGGAAATCCTGATAAAAACATCGGGTTCTCGCTTAAAAGAAAGGGGAGTAGATGATTTTTTTAATGCAAATTATCAATCAGCTTTTAATTTATTTAAACAATCGTGGAACGAAGAAGAACGTAAAGATCCCGAAACTTTAATTTACATGAATAATGCCCTTTTGAAAGCAAAAAAAGCTGATTATTACACCCTTGCAGTTGCCGTTCCCATTAGCAACAGCGAAGGAGGTAGTGTCAATTCTGATTTGGCTAGAGAAATGTTGCGCGGCATTGCCCACGCCCAAACAGAAGTCAACCTAGGACTCTTTAATTCCGATCGCAATAACGACTTTCCCGGTCAAGGTTTTTTAGCAGGGAAAGCCATTAAGGGCAAGGGTATTAGAGTCATTATCGCTGACGATGCCAATCTGAAAGCAGAGGCACAAGCTAGAGCCTCTTCACTCGTGAAGCAAACCGAGATTTTGGGCGTCGTCGGTCACTATACTAGCGAGATGACTGTGCATGCAGTCGATATTTATGACAAAAATAACTTAGTCTTAATTTCGCCTGGGAGTACAACGGAACAATTAACAGAAAAACGTCGGAAGTTTTTCTTTCGCACTGTCCCTAGACATCAAATTACTGCTGAAAACTTCAAGAACTATCTGATTGAAAACGCAGGTTCCAAAAAAGCGGCGGGTTTCTATTGTCCTGAGATTCAAGCTACTTCTTCATTGTGGGAAGAATTCAGAAAACAGTTTAGACAAGCAGGAGGAAATATTTTAAGCATCACTGAATTCGATTTATGTAAGAAAAATTTTAACGTTGAATTAGCATTACAAGAAATCGAGCGAACTGAGAAAACAGCGATTGTCTTAAGTACGAGTCATGTCCCGAATGCAGTCAAAAATGCGATGGCACTTATTAAAGGCAATGGCGCTCGCAATTGGGTAGTGGGAACCGGGGGAATCTACAGCCAGAAAACCTTAGAAACTGCCTCCCAGTTACAGTCTTTTGATAAACTGGTGACATCATCCTCTTGGCATCCCTTAGCTGCTCCCAACCCCACATTTGCCGAAAATTCTCGAAAGCTTTGGGGAGGAAACGTCAACCACCGCACAGCTTTAACCTACGATGCAACTCGGACGCTAATTACAGCAATAGAAATGCAACAGCAACCCAGCCACGAAGGGATGCAGCACACTATTGCGAGTCAGAATTTTAGCGCCAAAGGAGCAACCGGAACTATTGAGTTTGATGCGAAGGGCGATCGCCAAAATTTTCGACCGGACTTAGTACATATTGTCAAGTGTCCAAAAGAGCGATTCGGCCTCGCTTTTGTTCCCGTCAAGTATCCGACAGCGGCAGCGGCAGGTTTAAAGTGCGATTGA
- a CDS encoding DUF3539 family protein produces MTTETYLNHPNFGLLFRVSQVEDSQELFTTLYAQRLFFLVTNGPGGLRFEPISRSDARLMVEIRLRTLRRSGQYQEYDQLQTIHQRTFQ; encoded by the coding sequence ATGACTACCGAAACTTACCTGAATCATCCAAACTTTGGCCTCCTCTTCAGGGTATCCCAGGTTGAAGACAGCCAAGAATTATTTACCACCCTATACGCCCAGCGCCTGTTTTTTTTGGTGACAAACGGCCCAGGCGGGCTGAGATTTGAACCAATCAGTCGCTCCGACGCTCGCCTCATGGTCGAAATTCGCCTGCGAACCCTGCGTCGCAGCGGTCAATATCAGGAGTACGACCAATTGCAGACCATTCACCAGCGCACGTTTCAATAA
- the proC gene encoding pyrroline-5-carboxylate reductase codes for MTNIKFGTIGGGVMGEALLSRLIAQKVYLPSEILVSDPQLQRRQFLTETYGIGTTASNLEVAAATEVLFLAIKPQVFDTVALELAVAADRKQGNNGETANSQPEALVVSILAGVPLSKLEPAFPGRGVLRVMPNTPATVGAGMSAIASGKLVQPTDLELVKRIFQAVGEVVEVPESMLDAVTGLSGSGPGYVAILIEALTDGGVCAGLPRAIASQLALQTVFGTAKLMQETGMHPAQLKDQVTSPGGTTIAGIAKLESSGFRSALIEAVKAACLRSQELGK; via the coding sequence ATGACTAACATAAAATTTGGTACGATCGGCGGCGGGGTAATGGGAGAAGCTCTCTTATCCCGCTTAATTGCACAAAAAGTTTATTTGCCTTCTGAAATATTGGTGAGCGACCCACAACTTCAACGCCGCCAATTTTTGACGGAAACCTACGGGATTGGAACAACAGCCAGCAATCTAGAAGTTGCTGCCGCTACAGAAGTGCTGTTTTTGGCGATTAAACCGCAAGTTTTTGATACGGTAGCTTTGGAATTGGCCGTGGCGGCAGATCGCAAACAGGGAAATAATGGAGAAACGGCTAATTCCCAGCCAGAAGCGCTGGTAGTGTCGATTTTGGCAGGAGTGCCCCTGAGCAAGCTAGAACCAGCCTTCCCGGGGCGGGGAGTGCTGCGGGTGATGCCGAATACTCCAGCAACGGTAGGAGCGGGAATGAGCGCGATCGCCTCGGGAAAACTCGTGCAACCGACTGATTTAGAATTGGTAAAGCGCATCTTTCAGGCCGTGGGAGAAGTGGTAGAAGTGCCTGAGAGTATGCTGGATGCGGTGACGGGGCTTTCGGGTTCCGGGCCTGGTTATGTAGCAATTTTAATTGAGGCCTTGACAGATGGCGGAGTTTGTGCAGGACTGCCACGGGCGATCGCCTCTCAATTAGCTTTGCAAACAGTATTCGGTACGGCGAAGCTAATGCAAGAAACGGGAATGCACCCGGCACAATTGAAAGATCAAGTTACAAGTCCCGGCGGCACGACTATTGCGGGAATTGCTAAATTAGAGAGTAGCGGCTTTCGATCGGCCCTAATCGAAGCAGTGAAAGCAGCTTGTTTGCGTTCTCAAGAATTAGGGAAATAA
- a CDS encoding acireductone dioxygenase: METKFPSKLKTLGGNMAVLQLEDGRTYTDIRAIASQLAVLNIEIDSLPTNENPAFQELLVQDILNVTEKQQILAAFNSEFEQFKRASGYQWCDLKVLHPGSQQIYALMTQSDRTHTHTDAEVLHILAGECVFGFVYSNGSQVQLMLQAEEYIKVPANTEHWFYLTPSLYLKALQYYTSAQGWVPQYTNRKLKIKN; the protein is encoded by the coding sequence ATGGAAACTAAATTTCCCTCAAAGCTCAAAACATTAGGTGGTAATATGGCTGTTCTGCAACTAGAAGACGGTAGAACATATACGGATATCCGGGCGATCGCGAGTCAACTGGCCGTTTTAAATATTGAGATCGATTCTCTGCCCACAAACGAAAATCCGGCGTTTCAAGAACTGCTCGTTCAAGACATTCTCAATGTTACAGAAAAACAGCAGATTCTCGCAGCATTTAATAGCGAGTTTGAACAGTTTAAGCGCGCCAGCGGATATCAGTGGTGCGACTTAAAAGTCCTGCATCCAGGTTCGCAGCAGATTTACGCGCTGATGACTCAAAGCGATCGCACTCATACCCACACAGATGCAGAAGTTCTTCACATTTTAGCTGGGGAATGCGTTTTTGGGTTTGTGTATTCTAACGGCTCTCAGGTACAATTAATGCTGCAAGCTGAAGAATACATTAAAGTGCCTGCCAATACCGAACATTGGTTTTATCTCACTCCGTCGCTGTACTTGAAAGCCTTGCAGTATTACACCAGTGCTCAAGGCTGGGTTCCTCAGTATACTAACAGGAAACTAAAAATTAAAAACTAA
- the acpS gene encoding holo-[acyl-carrier-protein] synthase: MNIYLGTDIVYVPRIQAALDRFGDRFLEKVYTPAEQRDCGQLNSQHTSIKGKMNRVSCKQLAGRWAAKEAVVKALGTGWRGIRYADVEIRRSENGAPNVQLHGTAAAQASVWGNCQWQLSLSHDGDYCTATAIALCSPPSNNAVGRSSETKISNLNL; encoded by the coding sequence TTGAACATCTATCTTGGGACAGATATCGTATATGTTCCGCGCATACAAGCCGCATTAGACCGGTTTGGGGATCGCTTCCTCGAAAAAGTTTACACGCCCGCCGAACAAAGGGATTGCGGGCAACTAAATTCTCAACACACCAGCATTAAAGGTAAAATGAATCGAGTTTCCTGCAAGCAACTAGCGGGGCGCTGGGCAGCAAAAGAAGCCGTTGTCAAAGCTCTAGGCACGGGATGGCGGGGAATACGGTATGCAGATGTGGAAATTCGGCGCTCCGAAAACGGTGCTCCCAATGTGCAACTGCACGGAACCGCAGCAGCACAAGCCTCTGTTTGGGGAAATTGCCAGTGGCAATTAAGCCTCAGCCACGACGGAGACTATTGCACGGCTACGGCTATCGCCCTTTGTAGCCCGCCGTCAAACAACGCCGTCGGGCGATCGAGCGAAACTAAAATCTCAAATCTAAATCTTTAA
- a CDS encoding ribosome biogenesis GTPase Der, with product MSLPIVAIIGRPNVGKSTIVNRLANTQDAIVHDEPGITRDRTYRPAYWGDREYQVVDTGGLVFDDETEFLPLIREQAMAALAEASAAIFVVDGQTGLTGGDESIASWLRLQKVPVILAVNKCESENTGLTQAADFWQLGLGEPYPVSGIHGNGTGELLDKLITYLPTEVLPEVEEIKVAIIGRPNVGKSSLLNAFLGENRAIVSPISGTTRDAIDTLVERNGKTYRLIDTAGIRKKKNVEYGAEFFGINRAFKAIRRADVILLVIDAIDGVTDQDQKLADRISEEGRACIIVVNKWDAVEKDSDTIYEYEREVRTRLYFLDWAEMIFVSAMSGQRVEKIIELVDKASDEHKRRVPTAVINEVIEEATSWHSAPVTRQGKQGKIYYGTQVRSQPPTIALFVNDPKRFTENYRRYMESQFRKHLGFTGTPMRLLWRGKKVRASEISTTNRALRVK from the coding sequence ATGTCTCTACCTATAGTTGCTATTATTGGACGCCCCAATGTAGGCAAATCGACGATCGTCAACCGTTTAGCCAACACCCAAGACGCGATCGTCCACGACGAACCAGGAATCACGCGCGATCGCACTTACAGACCGGCTTACTGGGGCGATCGGGAATATCAAGTCGTAGACACCGGCGGGCTAGTATTCGACGACGAAACAGAATTTCTGCCTTTAATTCGCGAACAAGCAATGGCAGCCCTCGCAGAAGCCAGCGCAGCCATTTTCGTAGTAGACGGACAAACCGGGCTCACCGGCGGCGACGAATCGATCGCATCTTGGCTGAGACTGCAAAAAGTCCCCGTCATTCTCGCCGTCAACAAATGCGAATCGGAAAATACAGGACTCACCCAAGCAGCCGACTTTTGGCAATTGGGACTCGGAGAACCTTACCCAGTTTCCGGCATTCACGGCAACGGTACCGGCGAATTGCTTGACAAATTAATAACTTATCTTCCCACCGAAGTATTACCAGAAGTTGAGGAAATTAAAGTAGCAATTATCGGTCGTCCCAACGTCGGCAAATCGAGTTTGTTAAACGCATTTCTCGGAGAAAACCGCGCCATAGTCAGCCCGATTTCCGGCACAACCCGCGACGCGATCGACACCTTAGTAGAACGCAACGGTAAAACCTACCGCCTGATCGACACAGCCGGAATACGCAAAAAGAAAAACGTCGAATACGGTGCAGAATTTTTCGGGATCAACCGCGCTTTCAAAGCAATCCGCCGGGCCGACGTAATACTGCTAGTAATTGACGCAATTGACGGCGTTACCGACCAAGACCAAAAATTAGCCGATCGCATCAGCGAAGAAGGTCGAGCCTGCATCATAGTCGTCAACAAATGGGACGCCGTAGAAAAAGACTCCGACACCATCTACGAGTACGAAAGAGAAGTAAGAACCCGACTTTATTTCCTCGACTGGGCAGAAATGATTTTTGTTAGCGCCATGAGTGGACAGCGAGTTGAAAAAATCATTGAATTAGTAGACAAAGCCTCCGACGAACACAAACGTCGCGTCCCTACCGCCGTGATTAACGAAGTCATAGAAGAAGCCACAAGCTGGCACTCAGCCCCAGTTACCCGCCAAGGAAAACAAGGCAAAATCTATTACGGTACTCAAGTGCGATCGCAGCCACCGACAATCGCCCTGTTTGTCAACGATCCCAAACGCTTCACCGAAAATTACCGCCGCTACATGGAAAGCCAATTCCGCAAACATCTAGGCTTTACCGGTACACCAATGCGGCTACTTTGGAGAGGCAAAAAAGTTCGCGCCAGCGAAATCAGCACAACCAACAGAGCACTGCGCGTGAAGTAA